Proteins from one Dermacentor variabilis isolate Ectoservices chromosome 1, ASM5094787v1, whole genome shotgun sequence genomic window:
- the LOC142562077 gene encoding uncharacterized protein LOC142562077, whose product MPPETGEFRKQIEETCPSFIFCDVGNSDKCKEARAVVPSVKHVIVFGEVGGLVSFSKLLRDARPLECRAPRGAATDAMMGAFYSSGTTGVAKRVAISHRQWIAQLLATREQAAGQVGPEDLVLCAASLTHISGFWLCCGCLTLGVPLLLLPSFNPALLVPAVRKRKVSTIMIYPSYLRSLIDSAPSDAFESVDKMFIGGSTAPVSLLHEAQDKFGFKFISQGDVGFYDGEGNVYVTGRLKELIKCMELQIEPAEIERLLLRDPAVREALVVGVPHERFGEAARAYVVLRDGSAAAAGDAEGRLRRAVAEVLPSHEHLHGGIEFVDHIPKSETGKSIRAALRDAHIRRQLSMRQ is encoded by the exons ATGCCGCCAGAGACCG GAGAGTTTCGGAAACAAATAGAAGAAACGTGCCCCAGCTTCATCTTCTGCGATGTTGGCAACTCAGACAAGTGCAAAGAAGCGCGCGCCGTTGTGCCTTCAGTAAAG CACGTCATAGTCTTCGGCGAGGTGGGAGGCCTGGTCAGCTTCTCGAAGCTCCTGAGGGATGCTCGGCCGCTCGAATGCCGTGCGCCGCGCGGCGCGGCCACCGACGCCATGATGGGCGCCTTCTACTCGAGCGGCACCACGGGCGTCGCCAAGCGGGTAGCCATCTCGCACCGTCAGTGGATCGCCCAGCTGCTGGCCACCAG GGAGCAGGCGGCTGGCCAGGTGGGACCAGAGGACCTGGTGTTGTGTGCGGCCTCGCTGACGCACATCAGCGGTTTCTGGCTGTGCTGCGGTTGCCTGACGCTGGGCGTCCCGCTGCTCCTTCTGCCGTCGTTCAACCCCGCCCTGCTCGTGCCGGCAGTGCGCAAACGTAAA GTTTCTACCATCATGATATATCCATCTTACCTGAGAAGTCTAATCGACAGTGCGCCATCAGACGCTTTCGAAAGCGTCGACAAGATGTTCATCGGTGGAAGCACCGCCCCTGTCTCGCTGCTACATGAGGCGCAAGACAAGTTCGGCTTCAAGTTTATATCACAAG GAGACGTGGGTTTCTACGACGGCGAGGGCAACGTGTACGTGACGGGCCGGCTGAAAGAGCTCATCAAGTGCATGGAGCTGCAGATTGAGCCAGCCGAGATCGAGCGGCTGCTGCTGCGGGACCCTGCCGTGCGGGAGGCGCTCGTGGTCGGCGTGCCGCACGAACGGTTCGGCGAAGCAGCGCGCGCCTACGTCGTTCTACGCGACGGCAGTGCGGCCGCCGCCGGAGACGCCGAGGGCAGACTGCGACGAGCGGTGGCTG AGGTGCTACCGAGCCACGAGCACTTGCACGGAGGAATCGAGTTTGTGGACCACATACCAAAGTCCGAGACAGGCAAGAGCATTCGTGCAGCTCTCAGGGATGCGCACATCCGAAGACAGCTTTCTATGAGGCAGTGA